One Clostridia bacterium DNA segment encodes these proteins:
- a CDS encoding RNA pseudouridine synthase, whose protein sequence is MNIKIIYEDNHLLVVEKPVNILSQADETGDADLLTLLKQDVKVRYSKPGEVFLGLVHRLDRPVGGVMVFAKTSKAASRLSEQIRTRKFKKTYLAAIHGVPENVSNQLVDYLIKDGKTNTVRVVDKSHKEAKEAVLDYQILDNTDDLSLARINLHTGRPHQIRVQFSHIGHPLYGDQKYGADKNKAGQQIALWSYSIVLNHPVLRTEVVFKCTPPDAFPWSVFGLDGI, encoded by the coding sequence GGTTGAAAAACCGGTAAATATACTATCACAGGCTGATGAGACAGGGGATGCTGATTTGCTGACACTTCTGAAACAGGATGTCAAGGTCAGGTATAGCAAACCCGGAGAGGTTTTTCTAGGTTTGGTTCACCGCTTGGACAGGCCTGTAGGTGGCGTTATGGTTTTTGCAAAAACCTCAAAAGCAGCTTCAAGGTTATCAGAACAGATACGGACAAGGAAATTCAAAAAGACCTATCTGGCTGCAATACATGGTGTACCTGAAAATGTAAGCAATCAGCTTGTGGATTATCTTATTAAGGATGGTAAAACAAATACTGTAAGGGTGGTTGATAAATCACATAAGGAAGCAAAAGAGGCTGTTCTTGACTATCAAATTCTGGACAACACAGATGACTTGAGTCTGGCCAGAATTAATCTGCATACAGGACGCCCTCATCAGATCCGTGTACAGTTTTCACATATCGGACACCCCTTATATGGTGACCAGAAATACGGTGCGGATAAGAACAAAGCAGGGCAGCAGATTGCCTTATGGTCGTACTCGATAGTCTTAAATCATCCGGTTCTTCGAACTGAAGTTGTGTTTAAATGTACACCTCCGGATGCTTTTCCGTGGAGTGTTTTTGGACTTGATGGGATTTGA